Proteins co-encoded in one Apis mellifera strain DH4 linkage group LG15, Amel_HAv3.1, whole genome shotgun sequence genomic window:
- the LOC410582 gene encoding ornithine aminotransferase, mitochondrial, whose product MIYKKFNTISKKKKYLFNLLSQGHRTLTSKQVFERELRYGAHNYDPMPIALCRGEGPFVWDVEGKRYYDFLSGFCAVNQGHCHLRIYKALTDQAKILTLCSRALYSDTLGEFEEYITKVFGYDKWLPTNTGVEGGETACKLARRWGYDRKGIPHYKAKIVFPEGTFWGRTVDSSNTTPTTSSSSSSSSSSSSSPSSSSSSSSPSSSSSSSSSSTSSSTSSSTSSTSSTSSSSSPSFSSSLSSSYRGFGSPSAPFEVIPYNNLSSLQKILTDPNVCAFMVEPIQGEAGVVIPKDGYLRGVRELCTRYNVLWIADEVLTGLGRTGKLLAVDYENVKPDILLLGKSLSGGFYPISGILANDSVMLTMKSEDHGSTFSGNPLASKIAIESLRVILDEKLSDNADKLGNILRSELKKLPSSVVTEVRGRGLLNGIVINDRVNIVSLCSKLKDEGLIAKPTPNHVVRLMPPLVITESQIRDSMDIISRVINQFSST is encoded by the exons atgatatacaaaaaatttaacacgatatctaaaaagaagaaatatctctTCAATTTGCTGTCTcag GGTCATCGAACTTTAACATCGAAACAAGTTTTTGAACGCGAATTAAGATATGGCGCTCATAATTACGACCCAATGCCTATCGCTTTATGCAGAGGGGAAGGCCCTTTCGTGTGGGACGTTGAGGGGAAGCGTTACTACGACTTTCTCAGCGGTTTCTGTGCAGTTAATCAAGGCCACTGTCATCTAAGAATTTACAAAGCTTTGACAGATCAAGCGAAGATCTTGACATTGTGTTCAAGAGCGCTTTACTCGGACACATTGGGAGAATTCGAAGAGTATATTACAAAAGTTTTCGG atatgatAAATGGCTTCCCACGAATACGGGAGTGGAGGGTGGTGAAACGGCCTGTAAATTGGCACGTAGATGGGGTTATGATCGGAAAGGCATACCGCATTACAAGGCGAAAATTGTTTTCCCAGAAGGGACTTTTTGGGGAAGAACAGTAGACTCTTCTAACACGACTCCGAcgacttcttcttcctcctcctcttcttcttcctcttcttcttctccttcttcttcttcttcttcttcttctccttcttcttcttcttcttcttcttcttcttctacttcttcttctacttcttcttctacttcttccacttcttccacttcttcttcttcttccccttctttttcttcttctttgtcttCTTCTTACCGTGGATTCGGCAGCCCTTCCGCTCCTTTCGAAGTCATTCCGTATAACAATCTCTCGagtcttcaaaaaattttaacagatcCTAACGTTTGCGCTTTTATGGTCGAACCTATTCAAGGAGAGGCTGGTGTTGTGATACCAAag GATGGATATTTAAGAGGAGTTAGAGAATTATGCACAAGATATAACGTGTTGTGGATAGCTGACGAAGTGCTAACCGGTCTAGGAAGAACAGGGAAATTGTTAGCTGTGGATTATGAAAACGTGAAACCGGACATTTTGCTTTTGGGCAAATCTCTGTCGGGTGGTTTCTACCCGATATCCGGTATACTGGCCAACGATTCAGTGATGCTCACTATGAAGTCCGAGGATCACGGCTCGACTTTTAGCGGCAATCCTTTAGCGAGCAAAATCGCTATTGAATCGCTTCGCGTGATTCTTGATGAGAAATTGTCAGACAATGCCGATAAACTTGGGAACATTCTCAGATCTGAGCTTAAGAAACTTCCATCAAGCGTGGTCACCGAGGTACGTGGAAGGGGCCTTCTTAACGGTATAGTGATCAATGACAGAGTCAATATTGTGAGCCTGTgctcaaaattaaaagatgaagGTTTAATCGCGAAACCAACACCGAATCACGTAGTCAGATTAATGCCTCCGCTGGTTATAACCGAATCGCAAATACGAGACTCTATGGATATTATTTCCCGGGTGATTAATCAATTCTCTAGtacatga
- the LOC410583 gene encoding ornithine aminotransferase, mitochondrial gives MNSSVMRLRIFGLTKEVNIKRSLNTQELIERDDRYGGVHFKPLPVVLSKGEGVHLWDVEGKRYLDFLAGFSTVSQGHCHPRLVKIMKEQVGKLTHTSRAFYSEPHGALGEYLTKLLGWDRFLPMNTGVEAGDTAIKVARRWAYRVKKIPADQATVVFAKGNFWGRSIAALSASTDPNCYTDFGPYVPRFDKVPYNDLDALEKKFQQDETVCAFMMEPIQGEAGVVVPDDGYLKGVRKLCTKYNILWIADEIQTGLCRTGKRLAVDHEDERPDILILGKALSGGMYPVSGILADDHIMLCLETGTHGSTFGGSPLGNRVAVEAVKILEEENLAENARKLGEIVRKTLEKLPKDIATEFRGRGLLGGLVINKDFAKGWDICLKLKEAGLLTRPAHGQILRISPPLVITKEQLEEGLDIMTTVLRNYK, from the exons ATGAACTCGTCCGTAATGAGATTAAGAATTTTCGGTTTAACCAAAGAGGTGAACATTAAGAGATCTTTGAACACGCAAGAGTTGATCGAACGTGACGATAGATACGGCGGTGTACATTTCAAACCACTTCCAGTAGTTCTCAGTAAAGGTGAAGGTGTTCATTTGTGGGATGTCGAAGGAAAACGGTATCTCGATTTTCTGGCAGGCTTTTCGACCGTTAGTCAAGGTCACTGTCATCCACGCTTGGTAAAAATAATGAAGGAGCAAGTGGGAAAGCTTACTCATACGTCCAGAGCTTTCTACTCGGAACCCCATGGCGCGTTAGGGGAATATTTGACCAAACTTTTAGGATGGGATAGATTTCTGCCGATGAATACTg GAGTCGAAGCAGGTGATACCGCTATCAAAGTAGCCAGACGTTGGGCTTACAGAGTTAAGAAGATACCTGCTGATCAGGCAACCGTCGTCTTTGCGAAAGGCAATTTTTGGGGTCGTTCAATAGCTGCATTATCCGCATCCACGGATCCAAATTGTTACACCGACTTTGGACCTTACGTTCCTCGTTTTGACAAAGTACCATACAACGATCTCGACGCtttagagaaaaaattccAGCAGGATGAAACAGTTTGCGCGTTCATGATGGAACCAATTCAAGGAGAAGCGGGTGTCGTAGTACCTGAT gaTGGTTATTTGAAAGGTGTACGAAAATTGTGCactaaatacaatatattatggaTCGCAGACGAAATTCAAACTGGTTTATGTAGAACGGGTAAACGATTGGCAGTAGATCATGAAGATGAACGACCGGATATTCTCATATTGGGAAAAGCATTGTCTGGAGGAATGTATCCTGTTTCTGGTATTTTGGCGGATGATCAC ataatgtTATGCTTGGAAACTGGCACTCACGGTAGTACATTTGGTGGAAGTCCACTTGGTAATAGAGTGGCCGTAGAGGCAGTTAAGAtattggaagaagaaaatcttgCAGAAAATGCGAGAAAACTTGGTGAAATTGTTCGTAAAACATTAGAGAAGCTTCCGAAGGATATTGCGACAGAATTTCGAGGTCGTGGTTTGTTGGGTGGCTTGGTAATTAACAaag ATTTTGCCAAAGGTTGGgatatttgtttgaaattgaaagaagcAGGTTTATTAACGAGACCCGCTCATGGACAAATATTAAGgatatcccctcccctcgtaaTAACAAAAGAACAACTCGAAGAAGGTCTCGATATAATGACTACCGTccttagaaattataaatga
- the LOC100578924 gene encoding zinc finger protein 271 has protein sequence MFIVTKEIDSENIGKLCRTCLREDGDKMVCLFVGPAESSLAAKLRSLSCLEVWQGDGLPEKMCNRCVTRAESALLYREQCRAADRALRQALLKVSGLTSYATVSSYKLYQHNQNFASIQNSHKTLKCIDCGAIYTNYQEFCAHSRSHLPFVQDDIPMQHMHIVESQNSYLNFNFGHLSSNCLTNENLQHAQSSSLIRSNMMQMIPINENPSRAACALHCSLCNRTFTNRTQLISHSITHNSENIEVPCDNENIDICENSNQIPQNLSYERSINSVGNSIQNLSYHRSTTNDNNEMQNLGFPENMDLGDEVREGSPQRIRNAAIPDSENYNITDYRAIRFAKSLERIDNRENINRYQSCSSNLNYNKQQIENEQHSENLQHIQIKKYKCEICSKYFSQKSKLLTHQLSHSGQQPFKCSNCEKGYSSKSKLNAHMRLHTKINVHSCKICDKIFSYPSYLQEHLKTHKESSNSDMRIEENKTFECVSCKKKFRLLKNLKAHERLHTGKDLMRCEICDKTFSRNYNLKIHLRTHKTTKPHKCEYCNKCFVQKGNLAEHIRIHTKIKPFECKICGKHFSQSSHLKNHEASHTTVRQHQCRLCGKRFKLANHLKRHLILHNGAKSYKCHQCNQLFSQAFSLTRHLKRHDSHG, from the exons ATGTTTATCGTTACAAAAGAAATTGACAGCGAAAACATCGGTAAATTATGCCGTACATGTTTAAGAGAGGATGGTGACAAAATGGTTTGTTTATTCGTGGGACCGGCTGAATCATCCCTTGCTGCGAAATTACGGTCTCTTTCATGTCTCGaa gtTTGGCAGGGAGATGGCCTTCCAGAAAAAATGTGTAATCGTTGTGTAACAAGAGCAGAATCTGCTCTGTTATATAGAGAACAATGTCGTGCGGCAGATAGAGCATTAAGACAAGCCCTTTTAAag gtTTCTGGTTTGACTTCGTATGCAACAGTATctagttataaattatatcaacataatcaaaattttgcaTCTATTCAAAATTCCCATAAGACTTTGAAATGTATAGACTGTGGagcaatatatacaaattatcagGAATTCTGTGCTCATAGTAGATCACATTTACCCTTTGTTCAAGACGATATACCTATGCAACACATGCATATAGTAGAATcgcaaaattcatatttaaattttaactttggtCATCTCAGTTCCAATTGTTTAACTAATGAAAATCTTCAGCATGCACAATCATCTTCATTGATTAGATCAAATATGATGCAAATGATTCCAATAAATGAAAATCCTAGTCGTGCAGCATGTGCTCTACATTGTTCCTTATGTAACCGCACATTTACTAATAGAACTCAATTAATAAGTCACAGTATCACTCACAACTCGGAGAACATAGAAGTACCTtgtgataatgaaaatatagatatctGTGAAAATTCTAATCAAATTCCGCAAAATTTAAGTTACGAAAGATCGATTAATTCCGTTGGAAATTCTATTCAGAATTTATCTTATCATAGGTCTACAACGAATGATAACAACGAAATGCAAAATTTAGGTTTTCCCGAAAATATGGATTTAGGAGACGAAGTTCGAGAGGGTAGCCCCCAACGAATACGAAATGCCGCGATTCCTGATTcagaaaattataacataactGATTATCGTGCGATAAGATTTGCGAAAAGTCTCGAGCGTATCGACAATAGGGAGAATATCAATAGATATCAATCATGctcttcaaatttaaattataataagcaACAAATCGAAAACGAGCAACATTCAGAAAATTTACAACATatacagataaaaaaatacaagtgCGAAATATgctctaaatatttttcgcaaaaatcaaaattgttaaCGCATCAATTATCGCACTCTGGTCAACAGCCTTTCAAATGTTCTAATTGCGAGAAAGGATATTCATCGAAGAGCAAATTAAATGCACATATGCGATTACACACGAAAATTAATGTACATTCATGTAAAAtatgtgataaaatattttcgtatccATCTTATTTGCAGGAACATTTAAAAACACACAAAGAGAGTAGCAATAGCGATAtgagaatcgaagaaaacaAAACTTTTGAATGCGTCAGTTGCAAGAAGAAATTCCGtctattgaaaaatcttaaagCTCACGAACGGCTTCATACTGGCAAAGATTTGATGCGATGCGAAATATGTGATAAAACATTTAGTCGTAATTACAACTTAAAGATTCATTTACGAACGCACAAAACGACGAAACCGCACAAGTGTGAATATTGCAATAAATGTTTCGTTCAGAAAGGTAACCTTGCGGAACACATAAGAATTCATACAAAGATAAAACCTTTTGAATGTAAAATATGTGGGAAGCATTTCTCACAGTCGAGTCACTTGAAAAATCACGAGGCTTCCCATACAACTGTTAGGCAACATCAGTGTCGATTGTGTGGAAAACGATTTAAATTAGCTAATCATTTGAAAAGACATTTGATTTTACACAATGGTGCAAAGTCATACAAATGTCATCAATGTAATCAATTGTTTTCACAAGCATTTAGTCTTACGAGACATTTGAAAAGACACGATTCTCACGGTTAA